CAATTGAACCTAAGCAGCGAAAAGCTGTTGGATTATTCCCTACAATTAGGCAGTGACTGTCCCTTCTTTATCATCAACAAACCCTGCTATGCAACAGGCCGCGGCGAATTGCTGCAAAGCATACCACTGGATCTGAGTACTTATTCATTCCTGGTAGTGCATCCAGGAGTACACATCAATACAGGCTGGGCTTTTTCACAACTCTCCCCTGCCCCATCACCACAACCTTTACCCGAAATCATTCAACAACCGGTAGCCAGCTGGCGTAATAACCTCAACAACGATTTTGAAGCGCCGGTTTGTAAACATCATCCAGCCCTGCAAGCCATCAAAGATGCATTGTATGATGCGGGCGCCCTCTATGCCTCCATGACGGGCAGCGGCTCCTGTTTCTATGGCATATTTCCTAAAAATCAACTTCCTGCCCTGCAATGGCCTGCCCAATACGCTGTATTTGAGGTGAAATAAATTGATTATCTTTGCACAAATAGCTTTTGTTATCCATTACAAAGTCTACATACCACACTTTCTTCATTACAACCTCGATTTTCTGAATCATCGAAGGTAATTAATCCTGTCCCGGCGTTGCCGGGGCGTTACTGGCATGTCCCTATGCCTGTTTGGTCAACCTTTTACGATATATTTTATTGGTCTTACGGCTTATTTATAATTTATTATTACCCCTTTTATGGTGTCTACTTTATCAGAAAAAACAAAGCATTATCTCGATCTTGAAGAGCAATATGGCGCTCACAATTATCATCCCCTGCCCGTGGTGCTGGAAAAAGGTGAAGGCGTGTACGTATGGGATGTTGATGGCAAACGCTATTATGATTTCCTGAGTGGTTATTCAGCCGTAAACCAGGGACACTGCCACCCAAAGATCATTGCGGCTTTTATGTTACAGGCCCAGCAACTGACACTTACATCAAGAGCATTTTATAACAACGCCCTGGGCGAATATGCCGAGTTCATCACCAACTATTTTGGTTTTGATAAAGTGCTGCCCATGAACACCGGGGTTGAAGCAGTTGAAACAGCCATAAAACTCTGCCGACGCTGGGGCTATGCCGTAAAAGGCATCCCTGAAAACAAGGCTACCATTATTGTATGTAGCGAAAATTTTCATGGCCGTACCAGTACTGTCATTTCATTCAGCACCGACCCCTCTTCACGCAACCAGTTCGGTCCGTATATGCCGGGCTTTACGGTTATTCCTTACAACGACCTGCCAGCGCTGGAAAAAGCATTACAGGACCCCAATGTAGCGGGCTTCCTGGTAGAACCAATTCAGGGCGAAGCCGGTGTAGTATTGCCCGCCGACGGTTATCTGTCGCGCGCGAAACAATATTGCGAAGCAGCTAATGTGTTGTTCATAGCCGATGAAATACAAACCGGCCTCTGCCGTACCGGGCTGATGCTGGCCTGCGACCATGACAAGGTGCAACCGGATATTTTAATCCTGGGCAAAGCATTAAGTGGTGGTACTGTTCCTGTTTCGGCTGTATTGGCAAATGATCCAATCATGTTAACCATTCGCCCCGGCGAGCACGGTTCAACCTACGGTGGTAATCCGCTGGCATGCCGTGTGGCCGTTGAATCGCTTCGGGTTTTAAAAGAAGAGAACATGGCTGCCAATGCTATGGCCATGGGTGAATTATTAAGAAAAGAATTACAGGCGTTGGCCTCTCCTTATATTTCCGTTGTTCGCGGCAAAGGTTTGCTGAACGCAATTGTAATTGATCATGCTGATAAGAACGCGGCCTGGAATTTATGTTTAACTTTAAAAGACAATGGGCTGCTGGCCAAGCCTACGCATGGTGATAAGATCCGTTTTGCGCCACCGTTAATAATTAACCGTGACCAGATCATGGAGTGTGTTCAGATCATAAAAAAGAGCCTGGAAAGTTTATAAGCGATGGAACATCACGAAGAACATTTAGAAAGCGCCGCCTGGCTTACTGATATTGTTATTGGAATGAGCGACGGACTCACCGTACCTTTTGCCCTGGCTGCAGGATTAAGCGGCGCCGTTAGTTCAACCGGCATTATCATCATTGCCGGCATTGCTGAAATTGCCGCCGGTTCCATTGCCATGGGACTGGGCGGTTACCTCGCCGGCAAAACCGAAATAGATCATTATAACAGTGAGCTGAAGCGTGAATACAGAGAGGTGGAACAGGTGCCTGAAAAGGAGAAAGAAGAAGTGCGGGAGTTTTTTGAACATTTAGGTTTAAGTGAAGACATCCAAAAACGAGCGGTAGAAGAAATAGCGAGGGACAAACAAAAATGGGTCGACTTCATGATGAAGTATGAGTTGGGATTGGATAAACCCGATCCAAAACGCGCCACCAAATCTGCTATGAATATCGGTTTATCATATGTGGTGGGTGGCTTAGTACCACTGAGCCCCTACTTCTTTATCAGTACACCGGTAGAAGCGTTGAAGATATCCGTACTGGTTACGCTGATTTGCCTGTTTATATTCGGCTATTTCAAAAGCCGTATGACGGGCATTCATCCATGGGCCGGCGCTTTGCGTGTAATGCTTATTGGTGCAGTTGCAGCGGGGGCTGCTTTTGGAGTGGCGAAGATATTCCAATAAAGAAATTTGTATATTAGTGGGAAGAAAGAGCAATGGACGACAGCAAAAAACGCTATACCCTTGAGGAGTTTCAACAAATGGAAAAAGATCCTGGTGTAGAATATCAGTAACATTGCCAAAGA
The Niastella koreensis GR20-10 genome window above contains:
- a CDS encoding VIT1/CCC1 transporter family protein; translation: MEHHEEHLESAAWLTDIVIGMSDGLTVPFALAAGLSGAVSSTGIIIIAGIAEIAAGSIAMGLGGYLAGKTEIDHYNSELKREYREVEQVPEKEKEEVREFFEHLGLSEDIQKRAVEEIARDKQKWVDFMMKYELGLDKPDPKRATKSAMNIGLSYVVGGLVPLSPYFFISTPVEALKISVLVTLICLFIFGYFKSRMTGIHPWAGALRVMLIGAVAAGAAFGVAKIFQ
- the ispE gene encoding 4-(cytidine 5'-diphospho)-2-C-methyl-D-erythritol kinase encodes the protein MIVFPNCKINLGLHVVSKREDGYHSLETIFYPLPLRDALEVVKADGPPTQKLRRARQTADNRESAIVDRQSTEQSGPVGLHLSGLIVQGLTADNLCVKAYNLLKKDFPQLGDIELYLHKAIPMGAGLGGGSADGAFTLSALNEKFQLNLSSEKLLDYSLQLGSDCPFFIINKPCYATGRGELLQSIPLDLSTYSFLVVHPGVHINTGWAFSQLSPAPSPQPLPEIIQQPVASWRNNLNNDFEAPVCKHHPALQAIKDALYDAGALYASMTGSGSCFYGIFPKNQLPALQWPAQYAVFEVK
- the rocD gene encoding ornithine--oxo-acid transaminase, producing MVSTLSEKTKHYLDLEEQYGAHNYHPLPVVLEKGEGVYVWDVDGKRYYDFLSGYSAVNQGHCHPKIIAAFMLQAQQLTLTSRAFYNNALGEYAEFITNYFGFDKVLPMNTGVEAVETAIKLCRRWGYAVKGIPENKATIIVCSENFHGRTSTVISFSTDPSSRNQFGPYMPGFTVIPYNDLPALEKALQDPNVAGFLVEPIQGEAGVVLPADGYLSRAKQYCEAANVLFIADEIQTGLCRTGLMLACDHDKVQPDILILGKALSGGTVPVSAVLANDPIMLTIRPGEHGSTYGGNPLACRVAVESLRVLKEENMAANAMAMGELLRKELQALASPYISVVRGKGLLNAIVIDHADKNAAWNLCLTLKDNGLLAKPTHGDKIRFAPPLIINRDQIMECVQIIKKSLESL